A genomic region of Paralichthys olivaceus isolate ysfri-2021 chromosome 18, ASM2471397v2, whole genome shotgun sequence contains the following coding sequences:
- the cetn3 gene encoding centrin-3: MSLSLRTELAADKAKRRKRRELTEDQRHEIKEAFELFDTDKDKEIDYHELKVAMRALGFEVKKVDVLKILKDYDREGNGKITFEDFNEVVTDRILERDPKEEIMKAFKLFDDDESGKISLRNLRRVARELGENISDDELRSMIDEFDTDGDGEINQEEFLSIMNGDS; encoded by the exons Atgagtctgtctctcag aacTGAGCTTGCTGCAGACAAAGCCAAACGTCGGAAGAGGAGAGAGCTCACCGAAGACCAGAGACATGAAATCAAAGAAGCGTTCGAGTTGTTTGACACCGACAAAGATAAAGAAATTGATTACCATGAACTGAAG GTGGCCATGCGTGCACTTGGCTTTGAGGTGAAGAAGGTGGACGTTCTGAAGATTCTTAAAGACTATGACAGAGAGGGAAACGGAAAAATAACCTTTGAGGATTTCAATGAAGTAG TGACCGATCGCATCCTGGAGCGAGACCCAAAGGAGGAGATCATGAAGGCCTtcaagttatttgatgatgACGAATCAGGAAAGATCAGTCTAAGGAACCTGAGGCGTGTGGCTAGAGAACTCGGGGAGAACATCAGTGATGACGAGTTGCGCAGCATGATCGATGAGTTTGACACAGACggagatggagaga TAAACCAGGAGGAGTTTCTGTCCATCATGAATGGAGACTCCTGA